One stretch of Thermanaerosceptrum fracticalcis DNA includes these proteins:
- a CDS encoding NADH-quinone oxidoreductase subunit B family protein translates to MITVKGDFNDNRDTKLVELKEKLKKVIKRSVNVYRVDCGGCNGCEIEIFASISPVYDPERLGIKVVASPRHADVLLFTGPMTRPMRLPALRAYQATPDPKIVIAYGTCGCSGGIFHDAYSVWGGTDSIFPVDVYIPGCPPTPGATLYGIGVALDLLQQKIKGEHHVEDEVSRVQPRHPNIHPDLRKDIEREARRLSGYLHGKQIADKYLQFLEEGDLQAVDGKVKGFLKKEKDPRLVEVYLKLHQIFTARMERVTGNVG, encoded by the coding sequence GAAGGTTATCAAGCGGTCGGTGAATGTATACCGGGTCGATTGTGGAGGATGTAACGGTTGCGAAATCGAGATCTTTGCTTCTATCTCGCCGGTCTATGACCCGGAAAGGTTGGGTATTAAAGTGGTTGCTTCACCGCGGCATGCCGACGTGCTACTTTTTACCGGACCTATGACCAGGCCTATGCGCCTGCCGGCGTTGCGGGCTTACCAAGCGACTCCCGATCCCAAAATTGTAATCGCTTATGGAACCTGTGGTTGTAGTGGTGGTATTTTTCACGATGCTTACTCCGTCTGGGGTGGAACTGACAGTATTTTTCCGGTTGATGTTTATATTCCCGGCTGCCCCCCAACACCCGGTGCGACGCTCTACGGGATAGGAGTTGCCCTTGACCTTCTCCAGCAAAAGATTAAAGGTGAGCACCATGTGGAAGACGAGGTTAGCCGGGTTCAACCCAGGCACCCGAATATCCATCCTGACTTGCGTAAAGACATTGAGCGGGAAGCTCGCCGTTTAAGTGGGTACTTGCACGGCAAGCAGATAGCGGATAAGTACCTGCAGTTCCTTGAAGAAGGTGATCTACAGGCGGTTGACGGGAAGGTTAAGGGTTTTTTAAAGAAAGAAAAAGATCCGCGACTGGTAGAGGTTTATTTGAAGTTACACCAGATTTTTACGGCTAGAATGGAGAGGGTGACTGGTAATGTCGGGTAA
- a CDS encoding formate hydrogenlyase maturation HycH family protein: MSGKVEFYRLSKKFVDEKEAPPQVKQLEYYALAIGHHVGVVDCFSPVMNMAREEYLKWIAKLPQTEARRKMEGVVKWGEVEITREHVRPLIKALTSAAPVFLPEEKKWVDCLLQLLWSMEREPAIYLVVRSL; encoded by the coding sequence ATGTCGGGTAAAGTTGAATTTTACCGGCTGAGTAAAAAGTTTGTTGACGAAAAGGAAGCCCCTCCCCAAGTTAAGCAGTTAGAATATTATGCCTTGGCCATCGGTCATCATGTGGGAGTGGTAGACTGCTTTTCTCCCGTTATGAATATGGCGCGGGAGGAGTATTTAAAATGGATAGCGAAGCTTCCTCAAACAGAGGCCAGGCGTAAGATGGAAGGTGTAGTCAAGTGGGGAGAAGTAGAAATAACTAGAGAGCATGTGCGGCCGTTAATTAAAGCCTTGACCAGCGCTGCTCCCGTATTTCTACCGGAAGAGAAAAAATGGGTCGACTGCCTGCTGCAGCTCCTGTGGTCCATGGAAAGGGAACCGGCAATCTATCTGGTGGTGCGGTCTTTATGA
- the hycI gene encoding hydrogenase maturation peptidase HycI translates to MKRLVITVGNDMMGDDGAGPLLARTLEQSPLQGWQVINGGPAPENYLYVVNELRPDVVVVVDAAEMGLEPGSIRLLSEKDIAGQFIMTTHNLPLSFFIGALKEIVPAVYFIGIQPRVVAFGFPLSTEIKRAVEIIYQKLQAGSLDFPALENNQEMR, encoded by the coding sequence ATGAAGAGACTTGTTATCACGGTGGGCAACGACATGATGGGGGATGATGGGGCCGGGCCACTACTGGCCCGGACCCTGGAGCAATCGCCGCTTCAGGGCTGGCAGGTTATCAATGGCGGGCCGGCGCCTGAGAATTACCTGTACGTGGTCAATGAACTTAGGCCGGATGTGGTGGTGGTTGTGGATGCCGCTGAAATGGGGCTTGAACCGGGGAGCATTCGGCTTCTTTCTGAAAAAGATATTGCCGGGCAATTTATTATGACTACGCATAACCTGCCTCTCTCGTTTTTTATCGGTGCTCTCAAGGAAATAGTTCCGGCAGTTTACTTTATCGGCATTCAGCCCCGGGTGGTTGCATTTGGTTTTCCTTTATCAACTGAAATTAAGCGGGCAGTTGAAATTATCTATCAAAAATTACAAGCCGGAAGTTTAGACTTTCCGGCTCTTGAAAACAACCAGGAGATGAGATAA